The DNA window TGTATTATGCCGGTGGACTGTGTGGTGTGATCCTTTCCTCGTCGAGTGATTTCGGCTGGTGCTACACTTCCGGCGCTGTGAATCTGAACGATTCCGGTCTTGCACTGGGAGCTGTCTTCGGAAAGATCACCGGCAGTGATTTTAAAAATCTGTTTGCGCTGAAACGGGCAGATGTCATGGGAAGAACCCTGGTGGGAAGCTCCGGCGATTTCTCAGCGAGCGGTAAGTTCCTGAGTGAGAAAGAACTGAAGAGTGATGAGATCCTGAACAGCCTGAACGGTGGCGGAAACTGCTTCATTCACGATTATCTCGGCTTCCGCAACGGCTATCCGATGCTGAGCTGGGAGATGACACTGGATGATTTTAAGACGGGATCTATCACAGCTTTGAAAAATTCGGTACAGGAATCGGATTATACAGAAGAAAACTGGACAAAGGTACAGGCAATCCTTGAGGACGGTGCCGCACAGATCCGGAAAGCAGACAGCATGGAAGCGGTGGATGCGATCCGGACACAGACGCTGGCAGCCATTGGTGAGGTAGAGACAAAAGCGGGTACACAGGAGAGAAAATTACAGGAAGCAAAAGATGAGGCGATTGCGGTTCTGGAAAATTATGTGGATCTGAGTGTTTACCGGGAAGAAGAACAGAGCCAGATCCAGGCACTGATCGCCAATGCGAAGAAATATATCCTTCTGGCAGATTCCATCGAAGAGGTGGAACGGCACAGAGATGAGACAAGAGCAAAGATCGATCAGATCCCGGATGCATGGCAGTATTATGAACAGGTCAACATGGCTGCGGCTACACAGGTAGACAGTTATATCATGAATATCGGAGAAGTCATCTATACCTCTTATGTGAAAATCTCCATTCAGATCGCGAGAAATGCTTACGACAGTCTGACGGATGAACAGAAAGCGCTGGTAAGTACCTATCAGATCCTGTTAGATGCAGAAGCAGCATGGGCGCGTCTGGAAGAAGAAAATAACTTTACAGAAGATGATATGGAACTGGCAGCACGGGTGGATGAACTGATCGCAGCGATCGGAACGGTAACGGAGGACAGCCAGGAAGCAATCGCAACAGCGAGAAATGCTTACGACAGTCTGACGGACAAACAGAAGACGCTGGTTGCACATCCGGAGATTCTCCAGCAGGCAGAGGAAACCTATAACCAGATGAAAGCATCCGCGGTCGCATCTGCGATCGCCGGAATCGGTGAGGTGACACTGGACAAGAAAGAGCTGATTTTCGGTATTCAGGATCAATACGATGCACTTACCGATCAGCAGAAAGCACTTGTCAAAGATTACGATGTTTTAAAACAGGCGATCACGAAATATAAGAATCTGGTTGTGGTTCAGCCGGTGATCGAGCAGATCAGGGAACTCGGCGGTGTGGAGAATGTAACACTGGACAGTAAGACGGCGATCCAGGCAGCGATCCAGGTATATAACAGCCTGACCGGAGATCAGCAGGAACTGGTGACGAATTATGATGTTCTGGAAGCCCTGGCTGCAGCGTATGATTCGCTGGCAGCGGTGGATCGTGTGATTCGGATGATCGATGCAATTGGTGTGGTAAGTCAGGCAAGTGGCTCTCAGATCCAGCAGGCGCGTGCAGCGTATGATGCACTGACTGTGGAGCAGCAGAAACAGATCACCAACCGTTCCACGCTGGAAAGTGCAGAAGCGGCTTATGCGGCACTGGAAAAACCACAGACCACGGTAGATACATCTACGGACCGTATCAAAGGAAACCAGGAATCTCTGGAGAGCCTGCGCCGTTCGAGAAGTGGTTCCTCTGCCTCCTCAAAAAATACAGAGACGCTGGAAGAAGCAGGTAAAAAAGGAAAAAATCAGTCAAAGAAGAAGGATACAGACGCAAAAGCCACAGAGGAAAACGAAGAGGCACTGGAAGAAGAGCAGGCAGAGACGGAAGATTCCAGTCTTCCGTCCTGGCTGGCAGATCAGCTGGATGTGGGAGCACAGAGTGAAGAGACAGAGAATACCCAGGAGACAGAAAAAACAGGAAAACATACTACGCTGCTGTTGGTTCTTCTGATCGTATTCGGAGCCTGTGTGATCCTGACAGCCGGATTTGCAGTGGCACTGTATCAGGCTTCGAAGAAAAGAAAAGCAAGTCAGGTACATTATTAAAAAGAGGAGAAAAGAATGAAGAAAAGTTGCGGAAAAAAATTATGGAGAGCCTGCGCCGGCATTTTGCTGGCACTGGCTGTCTGGATCACGGCGGCACCGTATGCGGTCGCAGCAGAGACAACCGGAGATGCTAAAAGTCAGGCACAGGAGATCCGTCAGATCCAGGATAACATTGTTTCCTGGAAAGCAGGAACGGAAGGAGAAAAACAGCTGCTTGTCGGAGATCTGCTGGATGGAGCGGGCAGCCCGGGAAGTGACTGGTATGCATTTACCATCGCCCGTATGGGAGAAGAGAAAGAGAATCAGGCGGCTTATCTGAGCCGGCTGCAGGATGCAGTGGAAAACGTATATGCTGATCTGGAAGACAGCAAAACCAGATATCGTTTATCTGACATTCACAGAATGGCACTTACCGTCATGGCCTGTGGTGGTGATCCGGAAAACTTCGGAACCGATCCGGACGGCAATCCCATCAATCTGATCCGGGATACCGTATGGAACAGTCTCTGGGGTGATCCGGGAGATCAGGGGATCAACGGTTATATCTGGGCACTTCTGACCATCGATGCAAAAAATTATCAGGAACCGGAAGGGGCAGAATGGACCAGGGATAAGATTATCAGTGAATTGCTCTCAAGACAGCTGGCAGACGGAGGATTTGGTCTTGTGAAGACAGACCCTTCCGATGTCGATCTGACTTCGATGACACTGACAGCGCTGGCTCCTTATCAGGGACAGGATAAAACGTATACCGTTGTGAATATCGTAACCAATAAAGAAGAAACTGTTACTGTAGATGAAGTGGCAGAACAGGCTTTTGCCTGCCTCAGCAAGCTGCAGAGCGATGACGGAAGCATGCTGACTTATGGAGCACGTACTTCGGAAAGTACAAGCTGGGCCATGCTTGCTCTGGCCTCCTGGGGAAAAGATATCTACACAGACAAAGATTTTATCCAGGATGGCAACAACCTGCTGGATGGACAGAAAGCATTCGCACTTTCGGATGGCAGTATGATCCACGGACTGGACGGAGACGAGGAAGAAACCACCGGAAACAATATGGCAGGTTATCAGGCTCTGTATGGTCTGGAAGCGGTATACCGTTACAAGGAAGACCAGAACCGTCTGTTTGACCTGACGGATGCAGAGACGGTTTCAGAAGATGAGATCAACGCAGCAGGAGAAAAACTTCCGGAACTGAAAGAAGAGGATCAGTCAGATGCAAGATCGGGAGAAGAAGTAAAAGATGCGGTAAATAACAGAACCCTGTATCTGACGGCCGCCATTGCCGCAGCCGTGGTACTTGTGGTTGTGATCTTCCTGACAGCTCTTTTAAAAGACGGAAAGAGAAAGAGAAAAGCGGCGGATGCGATGGATGACGATGATACAGACGATGATGAGTGGTAAGGACGAAGGCAGAGAATGAAAAAAAATATTCTTATGATCGGGTTCCTTCTGTTAATGGCAGTGCTTTTTCTGAAAGGAACCAAAATTCAGTCGGTAGATGAGTATTATCTGACCCATATGGAAGATATTCAGGAGGATTCTGAGACGGTGACGATCAGTATCCGCTGTGATACTCTGCGGGAGTCGGAAAACTGGAAAAACCTGAAAAAACAGCTGCAGGACGAAAAATATGTTCCGGAAGATGGCGTGATCCTGAAAGAGACGACCTGTGTGCTTCGGAAAGGGGATACCGTTTTCGATATTCTCAAACGGGCATGCAGATACCATCAGATTCAGATGGAGTACAACGGACCGGATACCAATGTATACAGTACCGTTATGATTAAGGGAATTAACTATCTGTATGAGTTTTCCTGTGGCGATCTTTCAGGATGGATGTATAAAGTGAACGGAAAGTTTCCCGGCAAAGGCTGCAGCAGTTATAAGCTGAAAGATAAAGATAAGATTGAATGGGTCTATACCTGTGATCTTGGAAAAGATGTGGGGGACGATTATCAGGAAAAAGCCCAAAAACAGATGAAACAAAGAAAAGAATATGATAAAAATAAAGATCATACGGTGGAGAAGGAGGGAGAAGCGGAATGACGGGATTTGGAAGTTTTCATCCGGCAGTATTATTTATCTATTATGTGCTTGCACTGGTATTTTCAATGATCAGTATGCATCCGCTTCTTGCACTGGCATCTCTGTGTGGATCTTTTCTGTTCTATGCTTTTTTAAACGGGGGGAGGAAAACACTCTCCCAGTTTTTTTTCTGCGTCGGTATGTTTGTGATCATGGCGGGGATCAATGCGATGTATGTACATAACGGAGAGACGATTCTGTTTTTCATGAACGACAATCCGATCACATTGGAAGCACTGATCTACGGAGTGGTAAGTTCTGTGATGCTGGTCAGTGTGCTGATGTGGTGCAGCTGTTACAGCGTGATCCTGACGACAGACAAGTTTCTGTATCTGTTTGGCAAGACGGTACCGAAACTGGGGCTGATCCTTTCGATGGCTTTTCGAATGATTCCGCTGTTTCAGCTTCAGTCAAAGAAAATCCGGCAGTCACAGAAATCAATGGGACTGTATGCGACGGATGCCGTGGTTGACAAGGCGGGCGGAAGTTTCCGGGTCTTTGATTCCCTGCTGACCTGGTCGATGGAAAATGCTGTGGATACCGCGGATGCCATGAAGGCGAGAGGATATGGGTTGAAGGGACGAACGAATTTTTCGCTCTTTCGTTTTCGAAGAAGAGACGGGATTATGCTGGGCGTGATGGCTTTCTTTACTGCAGTGATTGTCGGCTGTTTTGCCCTTGGAGGATTTTCATTTTATTATTATCCGTATGTAGCAAAGATGCAGACCACACCGGTGGCGATTGTCGGATATGCAGCGGTATTTTTATTTTTACTACTGCCGGGTGCAGTGGAGGGAGAGAGGAAAATGTCATGGCATTACTGGAAGTCAAAAATCTGAGTTTTACATATCCACGGCAGCCGAAGGATACAACAGAGCCAAAACCGGCGCTTTCCGGTGTATCGCTGGATATCCGGAGGGGAGAGTTTATGGTGCTGTGCGGGGCATCAGGCTGTGGAAAAAGTACGCTGCTGCGGCTTTTGAAACGGGAGCTTGCACCGGAAGGAGAAAAAAGCGGAGAGATCATCTTCTGCGGAAAGGAACAGAGCACACTCTCAGAGAGGGAAGCTGCCTGTGAGATCGGATATGTATTACAGAATCCGGAGAACCAGATCGTGACGGACAAGGTCTGGCATGAACTGGCTTTCGGTCTGGAAAATATGGGAGTACCGACACCGGTGATCCGCAGAAGAGTGGCAGAGATGGCATGCTTTTTCGGCATCGATGACTGGTTTCGGAAAAAGACGACAGAGTTGTCCGGTGGTCAGAAACAATTGCTGAATCTTGCATCGATTCTTTCCATGCAGCCAAAACTGCTGATCCTGGATGAGCCGACCAGCCAGCTGGATCCGATTGCAGCTTCGGACTTTATCCATACGCTGTCAAAGATCAACAAAGAACTGGGACTGACGATTCTTTTAACGGAGCATCGGTTGGAAGAAGTATTTCCACTGGCAGATCGGGTAGCCGTGATGGATCAGGGAAAACTCCTTTTTGTGGAGTCGCCGAGACAGGCGGGACATGAACTGAAAAAATTCGATCCCAACCATCGGATGCTTCTGGGACTGCCAAGTGCGGTAAGAATCTACCAGGGACTGGATGCGGAGGATGTGACCTGTCCGCTGACGGTCCGGGATGGCAGAAATTTTATCGAGGAAAATTATAACAATACCATTACCAGACTGGAGAGGGAGCCGGAGAAAAAAGAAGAAAAAGACCGACCGATCGCCATGCGGATGAAAGACATCTGTTTTCGGTATGAAAAAGAGGAGCCGGATGTGCTGGACCATGTGGCGCTGACGCTGTATGAGGGGGAAGTGGTAAGCCTCCTCGGTGGAAACGGTGCGGGAAAAACCACGCTGTTAAGTGTGATCTCCGGCACGAACCGTCCGTATTACGGAAAAATCGAAGTGTTTGGAAAACGACTGCAGAAGTACAGGGGAAAAGAACTGTATATCCGAAAACTTGCATCACTGCCGCAGAACCCGCAGACGGTATTTCTGAAGATGACCGTGCGGGAAGATTATGAGGAACTTGCGAAAGTTCTGGGATGTAAAAAATCAGAGCTGAAAGATAAGATTCAGGCGGTGGCACAGCAGCTTGAGATCACGCATCTTCTGGAGCGTCATCCGTATGATCTGAGCGGAGGAGAGCAGCAGAGAGCGGCGATCGGCAAGGTGCTTCTTCTGGAACCGAGACTGTTGCTCCTAGATGAGCCTACGAAGGGGATTGATGCCTGGTCGAAGCGGCAGCTGGGAAATCTGCTGAAAGATCTGCGCGGACAGGGGATCACGGTTCTGATGGTTACGCATGATGTGGAATTTGCAGCGGAAGTTTCTGACCGGTGCGGGCTGTTTTTCGATCATGAGATCACATCGGTGGATACCCCGGAAGAATTTTTCTGTAACAACAATTACTATACGACTGCGGCAAACCGGATCTCGCGGCAGCAGTATGAAAATGCTATTACCTGTGAGGAGGTGATCGAACTGTGCAGACAGAACGGAAGGAAATCTATTCGATAAGACGGGAATTTGGCTGGCTGTTTCTGGTGGCTGGTGTGGCGGGAATCGTTTTCATGGGTGTACTTTTATTCCGGCAGAGGCGGTATAATCTGATCTCGGCTGTGATCACGTTGTTCGCTTGTCTGCCGTTCTATTTTGCCTACGAGAAACGGGAGGGCAGTATCCGCCGGATGGTGATGCTGGCGGTGATGACGACGATGACGGTAACCGGACGGTGTGTGTTTGCGCCGGTTCCTTATTTTAAACCGACGATTTCAATCGTGATCCTGTCCGGGCTTTATATGGGACCGGAAGCCGGTTTTCTGGTAGGATCGCTGTCCGCGGTAATCTCCAATATTTTCTTCGGACAGGGACCCTGGACACCGTTTCAGATGCTGACCTGGGGAATTATCGCCATGATTCCGGGGCTTCCGATTTTCCGGAAAACACTCCGGCACCGGATTCCGCTGGTTTTATATGGAATCTTCGCAGGGATGGCATATTCCTGGCTGATGGATATCTGGACGGCGATCAGCTGGTACGGATCCTTTACCTGGGAGGGTTACCGGGCAGCGCTGATCTCTGCGATTCCGGTTGTTGTGGTATACTGTATCTCGAATGTTATATTTCTGATGATTCTGTTAAAGCCGATCGGAGAAAAACTGGAACGGATTCAGATCAAACATGGGATTTTCTGATAAAAGAATGGGGGAGAACATAATGATTTATGTCAGTCATCTGCTACGGGATGAAGAGATGAAAGAACTGGTGGAAGAATTGCAGGTGGGGGTGGAAAGCATTGAGTTTTCCATCTCCGAGAATTTGGATCATCTCTCTGAATATATCAAAACGTACAGAAAGCGTTTACAATTTATCGGAACCAGGGAGCTTACGCTTCACGGTCCGTTTCTGGATCTGAACCCGGTTGCATATGATTCCCGGGTGCGGCGGGTGACGATGGAGCGGTTTATCCAGTGCTACGAGGCGGCACAGGAACTGGGTGCAAAGAAGATCGTCTACCATACTTGTTACCATCCGGGCATCTATTTTCTGATCGGCTGGGCGGAACGTATGGAGGAATTTTTTCATGAATTTCTTGCGGATCGAAAAGATATTTCCATCGTTCTGGAAAATGTCTTCGACCGGGAATGGGAACCGATCCTGGAGGTCAAACAGAGGCTCCCGGAACCAAACTTTTCCCTGTGCCTGGACATCGGTCACGCCCACTGCATGTCTCCACATCCGGTAGAAGAATGGGCGCAGAAACTGGCAGGAGAGATCACCCATCTCCACGTTCACGACAACCACGGAGAACGGGACGAACACCTTGGCCTGGGAAAAGGAACCATCCCGGTGCGGGAGGTGCTGAAGAACTTTCAGGGGAGAGAGGACTGCACATATACGATCGAATGTAATACAAAAGAAGATGTACGGATGTCCTGCAGGATGCTGCGGGAGATTCTGTGAATAAGTGTAAAGGCTTTGCTGACAGACGAAAAAGGGAGAAATCCCCGGTGGTCAGCAAAGCTTTTTTGTTTGTGCGGGGGAGGGGTAAGAAGAAAATATCAATGGACAATACCGGAGGGATATGCTAGGATAAAACCAAGCATAGTATTTCATTTCAGAGAATTTCAAATCAAATCTAAAAAATCAAAATTCCAAATCAGGAAATATCTCCATGCTTAATTAAAAATTGAAAAATAGCAGAGAGATGAAGCATGTCTGTATGTAGAAGGATTCGTTCTGAGAATCTGGTTATATTCTTTTGGTCCTATATAAGAAAAGAAAGTTGCAGCTGTGAAAGGGTGGAACAGTTGCAGAACAATATACACAAGTAAGCATATACATGAGAAAATCTCCTGCGTAAAAAGGAGGTTTTGTGTGGGAAACACAGATGTGGTAACAAAAAATTATATGAGGCAGAATACGGTGTTTGCGGACGCCTGTAATTATCTGATCTATGGCGGAAGAAATATCGTAGATCCGGAAAAACTGACAGAGCTGGATCCAACGGAACTTGGCGTCCTGTTTGAAACGGACAGTTCTGTGCGCGATATGGATAAACCGGAAACGATCCAGAAATACCGGGATGTTCTGAAATCAGCAGTGATTATGCAGGATGACCGGGCAGCGTATCTGATCATTGGTATCGAAAATCAGACGGATATCCATTACGCCATGCCGGTGAGAAACATGATCTATGATGCGTTGCAGTATGGAAAACAGGTCGACGAGACATCAAGGAAGAACCAGAAAGAGAAGATGAAAAAACCACGCAACCGTGGAGAGTATCTGTCCGGCTTCTACAAAGAAGATAAACTGATTCCGGTGATCACGTTTGTGATCCACGTTGGAGCAGATGAATGGGACGGACCAATGTCCATCAAAGAAATGATGGATCCGCAGGATGAGACGTTGCTGGAATATATTCAGGATTACCGGATTCATCTGATCGATCCGGCACGGCTGACGGAGGAAGAACTTGGGAAGTTCAGGAGCAGTTTACGGGAAATATTGAGCTGTGTGAAATATTCGAAAGACAAAGAAAAACTGAAAGAGTATTTACATGGTAGTTCACGAATCCCGGATCTGGATATTTCTGCAAATTTGGTTTTGAAAAGTATTATAGGACTGCCAGCGAATATGGAAACAGGAAAGGAGGAATTTAATATGTGTAAAGCAATAGATGACTGGATAGAAGAGGAAAGAAATGAGGGAAAAAGTGCAAACTAAATGTCAGTATATCATGATATCATATTTTCAACAGAATAAAAGAAAACACGCTGATGTGAATAGAGTCCTGTAAAATGTGGAAAAATCCAGTTCGAACTTTGGTAAATGTGGACAATGTGTGTGCAGGACAGGTTGTAGAGAAGACCGGAACATGATAAGATAGGAAACACAGAAGAGATATTATAATCATGTGGCAACAAACAGAGAAAAGAGGAATTATCATTATGAAATACAATTCTGTCCTGGACTTACACACTCATACAATCGTCAGCGGACACGCGTACTCCACGTTAAGAGAGATGGCAAAAGCAGCCTCCGATAAAGGGCTGGAGCTGTTGGGAATCACGGAACATGCACCGAAGATGCCGGGAACCTGTCATCTGTTTTATTTTGACAATCTGCGGATCGTACCGAGAGAACTGTATGGCATCGAACTGGTACTGGGGTCTGAGGTCAATATTCTGGATGCGAAAGGAACCGTAGATCTTCCGCAGAAGACTATGGAAAAGCTGGATATCATCATCGCCAGCCTGCATACCCCGTGCATGGAGCCGGGAAGCCGTCAGGAGAACACGGAGGCCTATCTGAATGTGATGAAGAACCCGTGTGTCAACATCATCGGCCACCCGGATGACGGAAGATATGAGGTGGACTATGAAGCGCTGGTACAGGGAGCAAAAGAATACGGAAAGATCCTGGAACTAAATAACCATTCCATGGATCCCGGCTGCAGCCGTATCCATGCGGTGGAGAACGATACGATCATGTTAAACTACTGCAAAAAATATCAGGTACCGGTCGTGATGGACAGCGATGCCCACTTTGATACACTGATCGGGGAATTCGATATGGCAAGAGAACTGCTGACAAAACTGGACTTTCCGGAAGAACTGGTGCTGAACCGCTCAGCAGAAGAAGTGAAAAAATATCTGAAGAAGTA is part of the Blautia faecicola genome and encodes:
- a CDS encoding prenyltransferase/squalene oxidase repeat-containing protein; amino-acid sequence: MKKSCGKKLWRACAGILLALAVWITAAPYAVAAETTGDAKSQAQEIRQIQDNIVSWKAGTEGEKQLLVGDLLDGAGSPGSDWYAFTIARMGEEKENQAAYLSRLQDAVENVYADLEDSKTRYRLSDIHRMALTVMACGGDPENFGTDPDGNPINLIRDTVWNSLWGDPGDQGINGYIWALLTIDAKNYQEPEGAEWTRDKIISELLSRQLADGGFGLVKTDPSDVDLTSMTLTALAPYQGQDKTYTVVNIVTNKEETVTVDEVAEQAFACLSKLQSDDGSMLTYGARTSESTSWAMLALASWGKDIYTDKDFIQDGNNLLDGQKAFALSDGSMIHGLDGDEEETTGNNMAGYQALYGLEAVYRYKEDQNRLFDLTDAETVSEDEINAAGEKLPELKEEDQSDARSGEEVKDAVNNRTLYLTAAIAAAVVLVVVIFLTALLKDGKRKRKAADAMDDDDTDDDEW
- a CDS encoding Rpn family recombination-promoting nuclease/putative transposase, with the protein product MGNTDVVTKNYMRQNTVFADACNYLIYGGRNIVDPEKLTELDPTELGVLFETDSSVRDMDKPETIQKYRDVLKSAVIMQDDRAAYLIIGIENQTDIHYAMPVRNMIYDALQYGKQVDETSRKNQKEKMKKPRNRGEYLSGFYKEDKLIPVITFVIHVGADEWDGPMSIKEMMDPQDETLLEYIQDYRIHLIDPARLTEEELGKFRSSLREILSCVKYSKDKEKLKEYLHGSSRIPDLDISANLVLKSIIGLPANMETGKEEFNMCKAIDDWIEEERNEGKSAN
- a CDS encoding DUF4430 domain-containing protein codes for the protein MKKNILMIGFLLLMAVLFLKGTKIQSVDEYYLTHMEDIQEDSETVTISIRCDTLRESENWKNLKKQLQDEKYVPEDGVILKETTCVLRKGDTVFDILKRACRYHQIQMEYNGPDTNVYSTVMIKGINYLYEFSCGDLSGWMYKVNGKFPGKGCSSYKLKDKDKIEWVYTCDLGKDVGDDYQEKAQKQMKQRKEYDKNKDHTVEKEGEAE
- a CDS encoding energy-coupling factor transporter transmembrane component T, whose protein sequence is MTGFGSFHPAVLFIYYVLALVFSMISMHPLLALASLCGSFLFYAFLNGGRKTLSQFFFCVGMFVIMAGINAMYVHNGETILFFMNDNPITLEALIYGVVSSVMLVSVLMWCSCYSVILTTDKFLYLFGKTVPKLGLILSMAFRMIPLFQLQSKKIRQSQKSMGLYATDAVVDKAGGSFRVFDSLLTWSMENAVDTADAMKARGYGLKGRTNFSLFRFRRRDGIMLGVMAFFTAVIVGCFALGGFSFYYYPYVAKMQTTPVAIVGYAAVFLFLLLPGAVEGERKMSWHYWKSKI
- a CDS encoding ECF transporter S component — encoded protein: MQTERKEIYSIRREFGWLFLVAGVAGIVFMGVLLFRQRRYNLISAVITLFACLPFYFAYEKREGSIRRMVMLAVMTTMTVTGRCVFAPVPYFKPTISIVILSGLYMGPEAGFLVGSLSAVISNIFFGQGPWTPFQMLTWGIIAMIPGLPIFRKTLRHRIPLVLYGIFAGMAYSWLMDIWTAISWYGSFTWEGYRAALISAIPVVVVYCISNVIFLMILLKPIGEKLERIQIKHGIF
- a CDS encoding sugar phosphate isomerase/epimerase family protein; this translates as MIYVSHLLRDEEMKELVEELQVGVESIEFSISENLDHLSEYIKTYRKRLQFIGTRELTLHGPFLDLNPVAYDSRVRRVTMERFIQCYEAAQELGAKKIVYHTCYHPGIYFLIGWAERMEEFFHEFLADRKDISIVLENVFDREWEPILEVKQRLPEPNFSLCLDIGHAHCMSPHPVEEWAQKLAGEITHLHVHDNHGERDEHLGLGKGTIPVREVLKNFQGREDCTYTIECNTKEDVRMSCRMLREIL
- a CDS encoding ABC transporter ATP-binding protein codes for the protein MALLEVKNLSFTYPRQPKDTTEPKPALSGVSLDIRRGEFMVLCGASGCGKSTLLRLLKRELAPEGEKSGEIIFCGKEQSTLSEREAACEIGYVLQNPENQIVTDKVWHELAFGLENMGVPTPVIRRRVAEMACFFGIDDWFRKKTTELSGGQKQLLNLASILSMQPKLLILDEPTSQLDPIAASDFIHTLSKINKELGLTILLTEHRLEEVFPLADRVAVMDQGKLLFVESPRQAGHELKKFDPNHRMLLGLPSAVRIYQGLDAEDVTCPLTVRDGRNFIEENYNNTITRLEREPEKKEEKDRPIAMRMKDICFRYEKEEPDVLDHVALTLYEGEVVSLLGGNGAGKTTLLSVISGTNRPYYGKIEVFGKRLQKYRGKELYIRKLASLPQNPQTVFLKMTVREDYEELAKVLGCKKSELKDKIQAVAQQLEITHLLERHPYDLSGGEQQRAAIGKVLLLEPRLLLLDEPTKGIDAWSKRQLGNLLKDLRGQGITVLMVTHDVEFAAEVSDRCGLFFDHEITSVDTPEEFFCNNNYYTTAANRISRQQYENAITCEEVIELCRQNGRKSIR
- a CDS encoding phosphatase; translated protein: MKYNSVLDLHTHTIVSGHAYSTLREMAKAASDKGLELLGITEHAPKMPGTCHLFYFDNLRIVPRELYGIELVLGSEVNILDAKGTVDLPQKTMEKLDIIIASLHTPCMEPGSRQENTEAYLNVMKNPCVNIIGHPDDGRYEVDYEALVQGAKEYGKILELNNHSMDPGCSRIHAVENDTIMLNYCKKYQVPVVMDSDAHFDTLIGEFDMARELLTKLDFPEELVLNRSAEEVKKYLKK